The sequence AAACCCCATCATCTACAGCCTCCGTAACCAAGAAGTGAAGAGAGCGCTACACAATATGGCATGCAGAAAATTTAACAAATGAAGATATttaattctttttcaaagttCATGTAGTTGGTGTTTTCATGACAAACTGGCATTTGGTCACCAAATACATTTTGAGAAGCAGCTTCTGTCTGCTATCTGTAGcgcagagcatctcctttgcatgcaggaggtcccaggttcaatccctggcgtcaCCAGGTGAGGCTGGGAGAGCCTCCAGTCTTATATGCAAAGTATACATATAAATCAATATAAGAAtgtaaacaaaaatgcattattgcaCAGGGAAAtgctttgtggggagggggaataagtCTGTATTTGAGAAAATCACATATAACAATTATATGGGGAGAGATTTATGCTaccatgctggtgaattttcatgaggcactgttgttgtttttccatcaAAAACTGATGTGACTATCTGCATAACAAAATCAAAGTTaggagaaaatgagaaactggtagAAACTGAATTTTATGTATTCCCTCATTCCTAGCTGCTAGTCAAGGTATAAAATACTAACCTAGATTAAGCTCCCTTGCACATAATCTGATTATGAATGAGAAGTGTTATCTACTGTGTCAGTGAGAtgtgggtgggtgagcagggtggAGTTAGTCTTACTGAACTGTGGCCCCCTGGGTACTCAGTGCAGCTTCAGGGTTGGGGAAGGGGAGTTGCTGTACTCTATAGAGATTCCATCTCTCTCACCAGGCTCCCTGTCCAGTTTAGGAGCAGGCAGGGGGAACCTAGCATGTGTGTTCCTGATATTGGGCAATTAGGACAGATTATGGATTATGCTGGTTTACTGGCCACCTCACTGCCCAGCAGTTTCCCTGCCTGcgctgacagagctggtctcagAGGTGGTGTTGAGTTCTGCTGGTTCTGGGGGACTTTAACATCCATGACGAGGCAGCTGGCTCTGTAGTGGCTCAGGACTTAATGGCTGCTATGATGACAATGGGGCTATCCCAACATGTCACTTGCCCAACACAtatggcaggccacactctggaccttttTGGTCAACTGGGCAGCAAGAGGGAGATCTGAAAGTGGGGAacattgacatcagtcccttgccatggtcagatcatttCCTGTTGAGTCTTGGGCTTCCTGCACCTTTCCCCCTTTGCATAGGTGGAGGACCTAAATGGATGGACTGCCCTCtgaggctgatggatccagtaGGCTTCCAGGTGACTCTGGGGGATTTTCTGGATCATATGACTGGCACTACTGTTGAAATCCTGGCCAACCTCTGGAATATCTGGCCATTGACACAATCATTCCTGAGCACCCGCTCCCTgttatactccagagcttagggcaaggaaacaagctgggagatggcTCTCATGCAAGTGGAGGAAAGATCTGGCTGAATACAAGATGGTGTGAGCATATTACATTGattctggcccaactgcactggctgctgattagtttctgggccgaattctaagtgctggttttgacctataaaccttaaatggttcaggattgcaatacctcaaggaccacctctcccctatgaactgacctggaccctattacagtcatctgaggcccttcttcatgtgcctacTCCATGAGAAGTCCAGAGGGGGGCAAggcaagaatgggccttttctttgGTGGTTACCAGTTTGTGGAATTTTGCATCAGAAAAATACTATATAAGCAGATAAAACCAACACCCAACACCCACTGACAGGAACAGTGAATTCATTTCTCCTTCAGCCTATTTTTGTTCCATGCCCATTTCAAATGTGCTCTACCATAGGTCTGTCCAGTCCTAGATTTTGTGGATGTTTTTTAAGTGTTTGTATGTACACATGcgcatgtgcacgcacacacacacacacacacacacacagagagagagagtttgtacACACTTTCCTCTAAAGTATTTATTTTGTATACACCCTCccactaaaatacacatttttgtatgctttaaaaaacaaacaaacctgagacTGTATTTCTAAATTTAGAGAAGTACATAACTCACTTGATACATGTTTACAAGTCTGGGACTAGCACAAACCTCTTTGTTTTAAACTGCAGATTGAACAATTCCCCCCTCCATTTCTTTTCCTACTAGATCTGTCCATACCATGTTCAGAAATTACAGAAAGAGGCTTCTATTTAAGCCTCAGCAGGAGAAGAACACAGGGAAGTACATGCCCATAGCACAGTAGGAATCTACATAAAGGAGCTATGCTCATCCCTAACACAATAGAACTTCACCAAATATAAAATGAGTAATCACACAAGAAAGTTCCTGACATGATGCAAGTGACGACAACTAAttctagttaataataataagaaaaagtgGTTGGCTATGCTATTCAGTTCTGTAGATGGTGGGCAAAGGGTTACAATTTACCCTTTTCCCATCACATAAAAATGAACATGTATGTGTTCACTGTCATCAACTTTTGAATATTTATTTGCTTCTTATCAAAATAGAAATTGATTATTTAATCTTCACTAAAGAAAGGATATTTGGGCTTTCTGCCTCAGACATCAAAATAAACTGGGAGAAAAAATGCTATCTGAGAATGCTTTTTCACACATATCATACTCTCCAATGCAACATGGCCCCAAACTGGGACATCTCCTGGGTCTGCACTCCTGCTTCAGTCATGGACCAcgaaaaattattattttcaggCATAGCatcccaaaatgcacattttggagCACTGTGTGAGGTCATGGACctgaaaaacacacattttgggggcACTGTGTGAGATTGTGGTCTAGAAAAAATGTTGTTTGGCTGAGGGAGATCTTGACTCTAAATCGTGCAAGAGTATGgcgcccaaaatggccaccatgctCTTGTGGAGGAAATTGGGATGTCCAAGTTTTTCAGGGACAGTTGATGGGTATGACACTCTCTCCAGCATACTTCTTCCAGCAAATGAAAATTGAAAAGGTCCAAGGATATTTCTcaatgagaaaataaataaataaataaataaatctatctgTGCCATTCAGCATTAGTGAGGGGCACTGAGATTTTGGGGAGGGCACTTGTGCTACAGAAAGCTTTTCTTAAAGCTCCCTTGACCTCTTGATTTCTCAGACAGTAAATGAATGGGTTCAGCATTGGAGTGACAATGGTGTATATAACAGAAACCAATTTGTTTAGATCAAAAGGGTGGATCCTCTTTGGTCTTGCATACATGAAGAGAGTGGCTGAGAAGAAGATGGTGACCACAGTGAGGTGAGCAGCACAAGTAGAGAAGGCCTTCTTCCTGCCTTGGACAGTTGGGATACGCAAAATGGTACCAATGATACACACATAGGAAACTGTTGTAACTGAGAGTGGGACCAGCAGAATTATCAATGCCAAGACAAAGTCCACTATTTCAGCAACTGTCATATCTTCACATGCCATATTTAGCAAAGGTGAAATGTCACAGAAGAAGTGGTTGATGATGTTAGGGCCACAAAAGGGTAGGCGAGATATAAATACAACCTTCAGCATTGAGGCGAAGAAGCCAGTTAGCCACGAACCCACAGCTAACTGCAAGCAAAGGCGCTGGGTCATGATGGTTGGATAGCGCAGTGGATTGCAGATGGCCACATATCTATCATATGCCATTACAGCAAGAAGGATACACTCTGTACATATGAGAGAGCTGAAAAAGTAGAGCTGTGTCATGCATCCTTCAAATGAGATGGACTTGTCTTCCACCAGGCAGTTGACCAATAGTTTTGGGACAATAACACAGATGTACCACGTCTCCAGGAAGGAGAGGTTGCTGAGGAAGAAATACATAGGTTTGTTAAGCTGAGGGTTGATTTTGATCACAACAATGATAATTGTGTTCTCCAGGAGTGTCAGGATGTAGGCCACAAGGAATATCACAAACAAAAGCACTTGCAGTTCCATGGTGGTTGGAAATCCAAGTAGGATGAATTCCCGGACAATACTCTTATTCTTATGGTCCATGGATCTACAGCAATAGAAAAGAAAATAGGAAGGATGAGagggaaaacagaaaaaaaatagGCATGGTGCATCCTTATCACCTTGACACCCACAGAGCTCAACTGCCTTGTTTCACAATTTCTTTTACTCTGAAGCTTTGTAGCTCATTCTAGAGTCTTCCAAGATTGGTTACATTACAAAATTATTTGGAGATTCATCAGAAGAGCACTAAATTATGCTTCAGTTTTTAGCATTTTTGCCTTTAATTTCCTGGATAATTTTCAGAAAATATCCGTCTCATCTTGTTTAATTATTATGGACTAAATTGGTGTTTAGGGGTTGATGCTGTTAAATAGGTTGATTTGATTAATTTTGTTTCATGGTTAAGCTGGTCACATTGTTGACAGGGAGGTGCAGGAAAGGTCAAGGTTAGATAAGGTATCAGGTGAGCACCCCTGGGCACCTTTGACCATGAAGGGCATTTGCAAAGGCCAGTTGTTGTAGCTTGTGAGGCCCTTAAGCTGGATGTgaagcattcttttttttaaaaaaaaaatagttttaatttcattttaatacagcacatacaaaaagaaaatatgaagatACACAGATATCCATCAcctaacaagaaagaaagaaagaaagaaagaaagaaaggaaggaaggaaggaaggaaggaaggaagaaagaaagatacaaaacaacaccaccaccaataCATTGAATATTGCTCACAATACATTTAACATAAAAATGACTTTTTCCTATGAGAATGACTTCCCGTCTACTCCTTACTTCTATTTCTCATCTGTTATTCAGTATCATATTATAGCATATTTTGGCTTTAATGTTATTTATTCTATCCTAGGTTTTCCATCAGATTTAAAACTCCTACTGAAGTTACTCAAATGCTGCTACAGACTTCAAACTGTCATtactatttttcaaataaattttaaagactTCCCATTTTGTGGTAAATACttcctttgatttattttttattctttctgaTAACtggtctaattctgcatattcggtcatTTTTTGAATCCACTCTAGAAGGGACTTTATCACTTTTCCAATTTGTcacaatgagtattcttgctgcaacCGTAGCATAGAGAAAAAGTTCTTTTGCTTTTTTAGGGATATCCAAATCTGTGATTCCTAGTAtgtaagcttctggttttttgctgaaagatatttttaacattttttccaGTTCGGAATGGATATCCTTCCAGAACACCTTGATTTCTTTACATTGCCACCATATGTGATATAGATTACCTGGTTTTCCCTTATATCTCCAACAATTGCTTGGTACACTTTTATACATTTTGGGGAGCTTCCAAGGGGTTATATACCACCAATGTTGCATTTTAAGGAAGTTCTTTCTTAAAGCACAACAAGCTGTAAATTTCCAATCTGTTTTCCACAAATGCTCCCACTGTCACATGGTTATTGTGTATCCAAAGCCTTGCGCCCATTTAACCATGGCTGCAGTGACCTCCTGGATATGAAACATTCTTGAAGCTCACCTGCCACATTTGCACAGAGTTCTGAAGCCCAGGAGTGAGGAAGGAAGATTCCCCTACTGACCATAAGGTGTGTCCCAGTCTTTGGGGCCTAGCCTTCTTATGCCCCTTAGAATTGGCAGGGTTTGTCTCACCCAATGCTGAAGTTTGAATCCCATTCTTCTCATTTGCTCTATAGATATAGTTTAAATAAAATGTGGCCCTAGTCCAACCCATCACTTATATCTCACTTCATTTGAAATGCTTGTTCTGTGCTTGTACTTTCTTAATTTgagatgggccatcagcagaaaTCTTACATGCCACTTTTGAAGGAAccttatattttatattatattttaaacaAAGCCTGAGGTGCTTTCAGACAGCAGATTTTCAAAACCAGTGGACCTTTGAGCACATGTCAGTAGAAGAGTAACATCTCTTAGTGGTGTTAAGTTCTACTTCTGTTTTCATCCCACAATACTATGTGTCATGTGGAAGGCAGAGGACAGATTTAACTTTaaacctgcaatcctatacaaggcTGTAGTCCCATTcattggaagtaagtcccaatgaattcagtgggacttatttctgagtagatcaacataggattgcactgtcagtatCCTATTTGCACATTATTTCTTGTAAATGTTTGTTGTTTCGTATTAAGTGAGTCTTAAAAGTTTCCAGTCACGGAAGCTTAAAATTAAAGTTGAATTTTACATTACAACATAAATTATGAAGCGGCTCACAAATATAATAGATAACTTAAAAATCACAGGAATGTCCTCTTGCATTTTGTGATGGCtatatcatcaccatcaccatcatcagcattttatttataccccacctttccctctGATGGGACAGGCAGAttacatataaaaacaatatccACTAAAAATAGGGAAAAATCAAGTTAAAAtatcaattaaacattgatagcattaatatatatatttatatacatataaaaaaatctgtttaACACATACCAGTAATTAcactaaaaacagcacagcaccttACATGCAATAACACCTATAGAAACTATTCTCCCAAACTCTGTTCATTAATTTTGATTGCATTTTATGGCTACAAGTCTTCCACATGAGAATTTACCAaaccttgattattattatttaattctatgaaaatgcattcttttttttttaaaaaaaaaataatcactcaAATTTGAACATGCCATACAGTTTGTCTGAGATTTGTGTTCATTAAAATATCCATCTTTCCACATTGTAAAATGTGGAACAAATAATGCATTTCCTGAAATCTAGAGGTATATTATAATTGTTGAAGAAACCATCTTCTTTCAGATATACAAAAGCTGAAACTAAGAAATGCGATGGAATGTGAAGTTCCTCACTTCCCACCTTACTGCATGAGTTTTTTCTCTATTATTACTTGCAGATAAACTTTCTGCTACATTTCAGTAACATAACTGTTTCTCCTTAGGAAGGAGATGGGAAGATTTTCAGAAGTGGAAGACAAGGGGGCTTTAATTTCTGCAGTGATATGAAAAGTTATATTTCAGGATATTAATTCCAGCAGAGAGAGACACTGATTCCTTTCCAGAGTTCTATAACTGAAAGATCAGCACACATCTCCTCCAAAAGAGTAGCAATCTTGCATCACATTTGAAAGCAGAGTTTGTACTATTTAGGAAATGTTTTCAAAAGCTTCACTGTGTATGCCAATATTCTTGTGCAGAGATTAATTACCTCACAGAATTGGGGCTAATTTATATGTGCATTTCCCATTTTAGCATTACTTTCCTCATCAACATCATTTAATGCAtataaagtggtttacaaagtatAAAAAACAATTGCACAGAGATTAAAATGTGAAATACATCTCCCCTTAAACATACTTCCTTCTTTAAGTGCTAATGCAGgacattttctatttttaaaaactaatgcaggacattttccattttttaaaacaaacaaacaaacaaacaaaccaaccctgaaataaacaaaataagcCAGTTGCATCATTTACCTGATCTACATGTGAACTTCAGTGAATATTTCATCATATGCTGGATGGTATCTTTTTGGTTAAATTTTGAGCAAGTccaatttctgtttttcttttaatttagagCTTCTGTGAAGACAACTTGGAACTGTGTTGGATCAAAGAAAAGGCTAATCCAGCAAGAAGTTATGCTGAAAAATTTATGCAGCCTTACCAAAATCATCAGAATTCTCAGAAGAGCAATGCTGCTTGAACTGCCTTGGTGTATAAGTTATCCTGCTAACAAGGGATATCAAGGGAGCTAAATACTCAGGAACTGGCTCGTAGAATGCCTTCACAAATGCAACTGACAGGATAATAGCTCAGAGTTAtacagtaatttattatttgactTCTACACACCATGAAATGTGTAAACAAGATGTTATTGTAATTTATACTGTTCTGAAGCATGAATGTACTTTAAGAAATTCAAACCTGTGTCCATTCACATGGTCAAAACTGTAAATTAAGGATTCAAGATTTTTATTCTTGATCTACAGCTCTTATTTATATAAGTTCATAAACTCAAGGTATTTTCAGCATGTAGCCTTGTTCCCTACATCCAGGGGGTGCTGGCTCCCGGGGACCAAGTGCTCCTCGCCTATATTTTTGGGGTAAGGGCCGTGGCTGCCAGATGTCCTAAAAGCACAGAGCCGAAGTGTGGAGCCGAGTGCAGCATGTCcccagtggctggctcctccttctcctgccatgGAGGAGAAGAAGGGTTGAAGCAGCCTCCTGTCAGTGCTAGTGTcaagaagaggcagaggaggagctgGCCATTGATTTGCAGGACTGCCGCATTCGACTCCACCTCCTGACATCCTGACGTCACACGCATGATGTCAGGCTGTCACGTCATGTGCCTGACATTGCACGCCCCCCCATCACCCTTataagctggtgcctctgccaaCATCATGGCACTTTTGATTCACTGGTGGCTGGATTCTTCATGTATCAGCCACATACTTTGTATGTGATGCTCataaaagatgaagaaggaatgTAGCAAACATGAAAAAGTGCAGAACTTTTCTAATCAATCAATTAGAAAAGTCTAATCACTTTTCTAATCATATACCTCTGAGAAAACTGGCAGGGTATATGGGATGGAAATACAAATCCCCAAACAACGTGGCTGTCAAAATGTTATGGTCATAGATGGGACCAGAACTGTTTGGTGTGTCACCTTTGTCCAGAGAGCGAGTAGAAATGAAAGTAAACATATAGGGTGATTAGATGAAGCACAAACACAGTGGTAGCACATAAAGTTAATGGAGTCAATACCATAATAGGCAAACTGTAGCGCAAGCTCCGTTTCTCCAAAATGATGTCTACTTCTCTATCCCACAACTTGTTTATGCCCCCTGTTTTCCTGGTGTCCtaagtttaaaaaaaaggtacagaatttctctctcacacacatataacTTTCAACAGTTGTACCACCTATGGTTTCTGGTTGTTCCACCAATAAGTATGTTACAGCCAATGACTTAAGACAGGGCCTTTCATGTTTTTATCCTGCATTTTTatactgtgaactgccctgagatcttcagataaagggtggtatataaatttaatataaaaataaataataaataataatttctgtGGTGACACCATGGCTAAGGAACTCCCTCCTGTGATAAATTTGACTTGAGTTTTGGACATCTCTTTTCACCACATTTTTTGAAGGCAGTTAATCCATGTTGCCTATTTGGAAACAGGGAGTGCCCTCTGCTATTGGTTTGGTACAGATTTTAATTGTGGTTTTAATAAGCTATATTGTACTTTATAATTTTAATTATTCATCCTATGTCTATCTTGTGGGTATTTATGATGATGGGCGGCATGTACATTTtttttgaattaattaattaattaaagagcTAGCCCTTGCTGGGGAAACCCTCTCTCCTATACTTGCTTTTGATCCTGTGGGGAGCCGTTGTTTACAGCCATCTATCTGGCTATGCCTCATTCTGAGTCTCATGGCCACTGGACTCCATGCTTGCTCCTGCTAGGATACTTGTAATGTTACCAGAGTTTCTTTGCCACCATGAATAGGGGAGGGACGGAATACACACTGTGGTGGGAAGCTTTTCCTTTCTCACAAAGTACAGTAAGGAACCACACTATCAATACCTTGTTATAACaacctctcagtcttctcagtGAAGAAGTTACATTAAGTACCACACCTCGTgccttgtcttatacacagatagcgAAGGGGGGGGCCAAGTGGGGCAAGTGATTGCTTGTAGCCGTGAGCAGGAGCTTGTCAGCGATTAGTGGCTGCTACAAGGGCTGccttggattggctgctgctgtgctaATTGAGTGGGTGATTGGTTGCTTCAGCAAAGGCTGTAGTGCATTGGCTATTGCTGTGGCAGTTGTGCTGCAGTTCGTTGATGCAATCAATTGGCAACAGCCTGCATTTAGTGATTTTCggcattaccccccccccccaaaaaagctcaacaaaaaaagctcaactccaGGCAAGCCTTCCCCAAAAAAGATCTGGACAACTCTGaac comes from Podarcis raffonei isolate rPodRaf1 chromosome 13, rPodRaf1.pri, whole genome shotgun sequence and encodes:
- the LOC128400396 gene encoding olfactory receptor 6B1-like; the protein is MDHKNKSIVREFILLGFPTTMELQVLLFVIFLVAYILTLLENTIIIVVIKINPQLNKPMYFFLSNLSFLETWYICVIVPKLLVNCLVEDKSISFEGCMTQLYFFSSLICTECILLAVMAYDRYVAICNPLRYPTIMTQRLCLQLAVGSWLTGFFASMLKVVFISRLPFCGPNIINHFFCDISPLLNMACEDMTVAEIVDFVLALIILLVPLSVTTVSYVCIIGTILRIPTVQGRKKAFSTCAAHLTVVTIFFSATLFMYARPKRIHPFDLNKLVSVIYTIVTPMLNPFIYCLRNQEVKGALRKAFCSTSALPKISVPLTNAEWHR